A window of the Kazachstania africana CBS 2517 chromosome 10, complete genome genome harbors these coding sequences:
- the NCS2 gene encoding Ncs2p (similar to Saccharomyces cerevisiae NCS2 (YNL119W); ancestral locus Anc_2.154) → MDATVFCKRCKDKNATVQSRKEPFCNDCFVKFVSLKQRKRMMGDEYYRDCFKVIYDKDAPNGGVSEVALPFDFGTSCIAALDVLTLVLKDQISQHRGKTGFKVHVITVYMDDEQRKTYTDKWNELCAFDRFDAELMKHFTFHLLDINAFLNTSELQQIVLDHVDYTAKGIQYNITEAENVKSLLSSCPNRSTKEDLIKMIIKHVVKKFTYQHPDTKVILWGHSMTKLADEIIGLVIKGRGSQVARALDAESFDEDYADNFKNLYALKDIFLSETDAYCIITGLESFTVNYKAKDTLLLAKSEKFDDSKSVMKLPKNMTIDELVRKYFTDIEMEYSNIIATVLRTGDKLKAPEIREDCKKCSICNSIIYIEPSQWLSDIAVLKGHPVETEEEQLAYNEWKNSKVGIEMNEYFELKDLAWENGSNSSLCYGCIINLNSIKKKNLVWLKHGKKELNEVLNEYQLNSDSDD, encoded by the coding sequence ATGGATGCTACAGTATTTTGTAAGCGTTGTAAAGATAAAAACGCTACGGTACAATCCCGTAAAGAACCATTCTGTAATGACTGTTTTGTTAAGTTCGTCAGTTTGAAACAAAGAAAACGTATGATGGGCGATGAGTACTACCGTGATTGTTTCAAAGTCATCTATGATAAAGACGCTCCTAATGGTGGTGTATCAGAGGTTGCGTTGCCTTTTGATTTCGGAACTTCCTGCATTGCCGCATTGGATGTGCTTACTCTGGTCTTAAAAGATCAGATTTCACAACATCGTGGTAAAACTGGGTTCAAAGTACATGTTATTACTGTCTACATGGATGACGAACAACGTAAAACCTATACTGACAAGTGGAACGAGCTATGTGCCTTTGATAGGTTTGATGCTGAATTAATGAAACATTTTACCTTCCATCTGTTGGACATAAATGCGTTTTTGAATACTTCTGAATTACAGCAAATAGTCTTAGACCACGTTGATTACACTGCCAAAGGTATTCAGTACAATATAACCGAGGCGGAGAATGTCAAGAGTCTTTTAAGTTCTTGTCCAAATAGAAGTACAAAGGAAGATCTCATAAAGATGATAATAAAGCATGTTGTCAAGAAATTTACTTATCAACATCCAGATACCAAAGTTATTTTATGGGGTCATTCCATGACTAAACTGgctgatgaaattattggatTAGTAATCAAGGGAAGAGGTTCTCAAGTGGCTAGAGCACTAGACGCTGAGtcttttgatgaagattatgctgacaatttcaaaaacttaTATGCTTTGAAAGACATATTTCTTTCCGAAACAGATGCATACTGTATCATTACAGGTTTAGAGAGCTTCACAGTCAATTATAAAGCAAAAGATACTCTTCTCTTAGCCAAGTCAgagaaatttgatgattcaaaatctgtAATGAAGCTTCCGAAAAATATGACTATCGATGAATTggtaagaaaatatttcactGATATCGAAATGGAGTACTCTAATATAATTGCTACCGTGCTAAGAACCGGtgataaattgaaagcACCAGAAATTAGAGAAGATTGCAAGAAGTGTTCCATTTGTAATAGCatcatatatattgaaCCATCTCAATGGTTAAGTGATATCGCTGTTTTGAAGGGACATCCTGTagaaactgaagaagaacaactTGCTTACAACgaatggaaaaattctAAAGTTGGTATTGAAatgaatgaatattttgagtTAAAGGACCTTGCTTGGGAAAATggatcaaattcatcattatgTTATGGttgtataataaatttgaatagtatcaaaaagaaaaaccTTGTGTGGTTAAAACATGGcaagaaagaattaaatgaggttttaaatgaatatcAATTGAATAGTGACTCAGATGACTGA
- the MRP35 gene encoding mitochondrial 54S ribosomal protein bL35m (similar to Saccharomyces cerevisiae YNL122C; ancestral locus Anc_2.151), with translation MLFKPFFSALFTMGSSVVRRESPTLIIARNLMKTHKGTAKRWRKTANGFKRGIAGRNHGNGGWSRRSLKCLTGRKTATPSQAKRLKRLLPFG, from the coding sequence ATGTTGTTTAAGCCATTTTTCAGCGCACTTTTCACCATGGGGTCGTCTGTTGTTAGAAGAGAATCTCCGACCCTTATCATAGCTAGAAATCTGATGAAAACTCATAAAGGTACGGCTAAAAGATGGCGGAAGACAGCTAATGGGTTCAAAAGAGGCATTGCTGGAAGGAATCATGGGAATGGCGGGTGGTCCCGACGTTCTTTGAAGTGTTTGACCGGTAGGAAAACCGCAACTCCTTCTCAGGCCAAACGTTTGAAACGCTTACTCCCCTTTGGCTGA
- the NMA111 gene encoding Nma111p (similar to Saccharomyces cerevisiae NMA111 (YNL123W); ancestral locus Anc_2.150) yields MTVDKKKRSSVDERGYDTIKKQRQVSDVLEDEMSYSDDENHIQIDTVGTIQDSENYLKWQDTISSVVKSVVSIHFAQVTPFDCEPALVSEATGFVVDSELGIILTNRHVVGPGPFVGYVVFDNHEECDVIPIYRDPVHDFGFLKFDPKKIRYAKIQALELKPSLAKIGSEIRVVGNDAGEKLSILSGFISRLDRNAPDYGELTYNDFNTSYIQAAASASGGSSGSPVVNIDGYVVALQAGGSTEASTDFFLPLNRVLRALQCVQADKPITRGTIQVQWLLKPYDECRRLGLTSDREALARKLFPENIGLLVAETILREGPGDQLIKEGDTLISINGENISSFVQVDDIFDNSVGKEVNILIQRGGVDHTIKCNVGDLHAITPSRFVEVCGATFNELSYQMARCYALPVKGVFVSSASGSFNFDNKEKVGWIIDTIDNKETPDLNTFIEIMKTIPDRKRVTVRYHHLTDQHSPNVTSIYIDRHWCNEFRIYERNDVTGIWDYKNVAEPLSPESLLSHSAKFIDIPTSNANIANLSHSLCMVSSIATVPLDSLPAESFKASGLIIDADNGYVIVSRRVVPHDCLDCFVTIADSVVLPATVEFLHPTQNYVIVKYDPSLVKADTISAKLSDKRMKRGDKAQFVGFTHNNRLVTSETVVTDISSVSIPSNIIPRYRATNLEAISIDSNVSTKCNSGILTDEDGTVRALWLAFLGERQESKEKIYLMGLDITDCRATIDILKRGGKPVVNIVDAGFGSISVLNARIRGVPEEWIERMEKASQNRLQFMSVTRVSYTTETVRLQTGDVILSVNDKLVTEMGQLSGVITSLEDMKESPVLRFKVVRDGKILDLDVKTIVVKETGRIVIFAGCILQEAHHAVRQAMIDVPKGVYCTFRGESSPAVQYGISTTNFITHVNEVETPDLESFLTAVKQIPNNSYCKMRLMTFDNVPFAISLKTNYHYFPTAELAKNQMTNAWIELEHNKTEEKVTK; encoded by the coding sequence ATGACAGTCGATAAGAAGAAGCGTAGTAGCGTGGATGAAAGAGGATATGACACCATCAAAAAGCAAAGACAAGTGAGTGATGTCTTAGAAGACGAAATGAGTTATTCCGACGATGAAAATCACATTCAAATAGATACCGTTGGTACTATACAAGATTCTGAGAACTATTTGAAATGGCAAGATACTATTTCTTCAGTGGTAAAGTCGGTTGTGTCTATTCATTTTGCTCAGGTAACTCCCTTTGATTGTGAACCTGCATTAGTTTCAGAAGCTACAGGATTCGTGGTGGACTCTGAACTTGGTATTATATTGACTAACAGACACGTTGTTGGACCAGGTCCTTTTGTAGGGTACGTGGTCTTTGATAATCACGAAGAATGTGACGTTATTCCAATATATAGAGATCCAGTACATGATTTTGGCTTCTTAAAATTTGACCCAAAAAAGATAAGATATGCGAAGATTCAAGCTTTAGAATTGAAACCATCTTTGGCTAAAATTGGTTCTGAGATTAGAGTGGTAGGTAATGATGCCGGTGAGAAATTAAGTATCCTTTCTGGATTTATCAGTAGATTAGACAGGAATGCTCCGGATTATGGTGAGTTGACatataatgatttcaaCACCTCATATATTCAGGCTGCCGCATCGGCATCTGGTGGTTCAAGTGGGTCTCCTGTTGTGAATATTGACGGTTACGTAGTTGCTTTACAAGCTGGTGGTTCTACCGAAGCTTCTACTGACTTCTTCTTACCTCTAAATAGAGTACTAAGGGCACTACAATGCGTGCAGGCGGATAAACCTATTACTAGAGGTACAATCCAAGTACAGTGGCTCCTAAAGCCGTATGACGAATGTAGAAGACTAGGTTTAACTTCCGATAGAGAAGCCCTTGCGCGCAAGCTCTTCCCAGAAAATATTGGTTTACTTGTAGCAGAAACTATTCTAAGGGAAGGACCTGGGGATCAACTAATTAAAGAAGGTGATACTCTGATATCTATCAATGgtgaaaatatttcttcatttgttcaagttgatgatatttttgataatagcGTGGGAAAAGAGGTTAATATATTAATTCAGCGTGGTGGTGTTGATCATACAATTAAGTGTAACGTTGGCGATCTTCATGCAATTACCCCAAGTCGTTTCGTAGAAGTTTGTGGTGCTacttttaatgaattatcCTATCAAATGGCTAGATGTTATGCGTTACCAGTGAAGGGTGTATTTGTCAGTAGTGCGTCCGGTTCCTTTAATTTCGATAATAAGGAGAAAGTTGGTTGGATCATTGATACCATAGATAATAAGGAAACACCAGATTTAAATACATTCATAGAAATCATGAAGACAATTCCTGATCGTAAGAGAGTCACTGTACGTTACCATCACCTCACGGATCAACATTCTCCAAATGTCACTTCTATTTATATTGATCGTCACTGGTGTAACGAATTTAGAATttatgaaagaaatgaCGTTACAGGTATCTGGGATTACAAGAATGTTGCTGAACCTCTCTCTCCTGAATCTTTACTGTCTCACAGTGCCAAATTTATAGATATCCCAACGAGCAATGCCAATATAGCTAACCTGTCCCATTCTCTTTGTATGGTAAGTTCAATCGCTACTGTTCCATTAGATTCTCTTCCAGCCGAGTCTTTTAAGGCTTCTGGTTTGATTATTGATGCGGACAACGGTTATGTTATAGTATCCAGAAGAGTTGTGCCACATGATTGTTTGGATTGTTTTGTCACTATCGCAGACTCTGTCGTTCTTCCAGCTACTGTTGAATTTTTACATCCAACTCAAAACTATGTGATTGTCAAATATGATCCATCTTTGGTGAAGGCTGATACAATTTCTGCAAAACTATCTGACAAGAGAATGAAAAGAGGTGATAAAGCTCAATTTGTTGGTTTCACCCATAATAATAGATTGGTGACTTCTGAAACTGTCGTCACCGATATTTCTTCTGTCAGTATTCCTAGTAACATAATCCCAAGATACAGAGCCACCAATTTAGAAGCTATTTCAATAGACTCCAATGTCAGTACCAAGTGTAATTCTGGTATTTTAACTGATGAAGATGGCACTGTGAGGGCTTTATGGTTAGCATTTCTTGGCGAAAGACAAGAAAGTAAGGaaaagatttatttaatggGTTTGGACATTACAGACTGCAGAGCAACTATTGATATTCTTAAACGAGGCGGTAAGCCCGTTGTCAATATTGTTGATGCTGGCTTCGGCTCTATTTCTGTTTTAAATGCTAGAATCAGGGGTGTTCCTGAAGAATGGATTGAACGTATGGAAAAAGCATCCCAAAACAGACTGCAATTCATGTCAGTTACCAGAGTCTCATACACGACTGAAACTGTGAGGTTACAAACTGGTGATGTGATTTTATCTgttaatgataaattagTTACAGAAATGGGCCAATTAAGTGGTGTCATAACGTCtttagaagatatgaaGGAATCCCCAGTGCTACGATTCAAAGTGGTACGTGACGGGAAAATACTTGACTTGGACGTGAAAACAATTGTGGTGAAAGAAACGGGTAGAATTGTTATATTTGCAGGATGTATATTACAAGAAGCTCATCATGCTGTGCGCCAGGCAATGATTGATGTTCCTAAGGGTGTTTACTGTACTTTCAGAGGTGAATCATCACCTGCTGTCCAGTACGGTATTTCCACTACGAATTTCATTACACATGTCAATGAAGTAGAAACTCCCGATTTAGAGTCATTTTTAACTGCTGTGAAACAAATTCCAAATAACAGCTATTGTAAGATGAGACTGATGACATTTGATAATGTCCCATTTGCTATTTCTCTAAAGACAAATTATCACTACTTCCCAACCGCTGAACTGGCCAAGAATCAGATGACTAACGCATGGATCGAATTGGAACATAACAAGACGGAGGAAAAGGTTActaaatga